In Synechococcus sp. UW69, the following are encoded in one genomic region:
- a CDS encoding RNA methyltransferase, producing the protein MSLPDQLLLSDLLSHTVRCDLGLDHGPGVMAWMHPPVHRLLGWVSRPSALRMSRDVWRLNQCCGFTDQQVFVRGEPAVTDQVMLERLPTLMEATLLDRDGERIGSVVDLDFRPADGAILHYLIARSDPRLPGSSRWRLAPDRILDQQPGQIQTALMGLDDLPMARASVRQDLLQRTQRWRDQLRVMGDRAGDRLEGWLEDSPMDDLRPEPIRSSLGDVESEPVSERESEVWDDDSWEETPSPRRRQDEDPWV; encoded by the coding sequence GTGTCTCTTCCGGATCAGCTTCTCCTCAGTGATCTTCTGAGTCATACCGTCCGCTGTGATCTGGGCTTGGATCACGGACCTGGGGTGATGGCTTGGATGCATCCGCCCGTGCATCGGTTGCTGGGTTGGGTCAGCCGACCGTCAGCTCTGCGTATGTCTCGCGATGTGTGGCGTTTGAACCAATGTTGTGGTTTTACGGATCAGCAGGTGTTTGTGCGCGGCGAACCGGCGGTCACCGATCAGGTGATGCTGGAACGCTTGCCGACGTTGATGGAGGCAACGTTGCTTGATCGTGATGGTGAGCGAATTGGCAGCGTTGTTGATCTTGATTTCCGACCAGCGGACGGCGCGATTCTTCACTATCTGATCGCCCGCAGCGACCCGCGACTTCCAGGGAGTTCCCGCTGGCGTTTGGCTCCGGATCGCATCCTTGACCAGCAACCGGGTCAGATTCAAACCGCCCTGATGGGATTGGATGATTTGCCGATGGCCCGCGCCAGTGTCCGTCAAGACCTGCTCCAACGCACCCAACGTTGGCGGGACCAGTTGCGCGTCATGGGTGATCGGGCTGGCGATCGCCTGGAGGGTTGGTTGGAGGACTCACCAATGGATGATCTGCGGCCAGAGCCCATCCGCTCTTCGCTAGGGGACGTCGAATCAGAGCCCGTCTCTGAGCGTGAATCTGAGGTCTGGGACGACGACAGCTGGGAGGAAACTCCGTCCCCCCGCCGCCGACAGGACGAAGACCCCTGGGTCTGA
- the purL gene encoding phosphoribosylformylglycinamidine synthase subunit PurL, with product MVSSPAYDIAAALKQEGLKPSDWDEICRRLGREPNRAELGMFGVMWSEHCCYRNSRPLLSGFPTEGPRILVGPGENAGVVDLGGGHRLAFKIESHNHPSAVEPFQGAATGVGGILRDIFTMGARPIALLNALRFGPLEDSANVGLMEGVVAGIAHYGNCVGVPTVGGEVAFDPSYSGNPLVNAMALGLMETEEIVKSGAIGVGNPVVYVGSTTGRDGMGGASFASAELSADSLDDRPAVQVGDPFQEKGLIEACLEAFASGDVVAAQDMGAAGLTCSCSEMAAKGGLGVELDLDRVPARETGMTAYEFLLSESQERMLFVVKAGREEALMQRFRRWGLQAAVVGKVLQEPIVRVLHHGAVAAEVPATALADDTPIEKHALLQEPPADLQALWSWTEQELPELSDAAAALLQLLDDPTIASKHWVHRQYDQQVLANTVVSSGAADAAVVRLRPQQGDGSMAASNRGVAATVDCPNRWVALDPERGAQAAVAEAARNLSCVGADPLAVTDNLNFPSPETPKGFWQLAMACRGISDACRALNTPVTGGNVSLYNETKQDDGTMQPIHPTPVIGMVGCVDDISRVTGLAWQQPGDSIFLIGVPPDDVADPSLGLAGSAYQQQSLGSLAGRPPQPDLVVEAAVGCLVREAIAQGLLASAHDCSDGGLAVALVESCIASDLGINVTLTTGSARLDRVLFAEGGSRVIVSVNAACLPGWEQLIGARAGLSVTSLGSVTAEPRVVIRSESAVQFDLEVERCAAVFRDALPRRIHSE from the coding sequence GTGGTTTCCTCCCCTGCGTACGACATAGCTGCAGCCCTGAAGCAGGAAGGGCTTAAGCCCAGTGACTGGGATGAGATCTGTCGGCGGCTCGGTCGTGAGCCGAACCGAGCTGAGTTGGGCATGTTCGGTGTGATGTGGTCCGAACATTGCTGCTATCGCAATTCCCGGCCCTTGCTGAGTGGTTTCCCCACTGAGGGACCGCGCATTTTGGTAGGACCTGGAGAAAATGCCGGCGTGGTCGATCTCGGTGGGGGCCACCGGTTGGCCTTCAAGATCGAAAGCCATAACCACCCCTCCGCCGTTGAACCCTTTCAGGGGGCGGCAACAGGGGTGGGCGGGATCCTGCGTGACATCTTCACGATGGGGGCCCGTCCGATCGCGCTGCTGAATGCCCTGCGCTTTGGTCCCCTTGAGGACTCCGCCAATGTTGGCCTGATGGAAGGTGTGGTGGCTGGCATTGCCCACTACGGCAATTGCGTCGGCGTGCCGACGGTGGGCGGTGAGGTGGCCTTTGACCCCTCCTATTCCGGTAATCCCCTGGTGAATGCCATGGCACTCGGTCTGATGGAGACCGAGGAGATCGTCAAATCCGGAGCGATCGGCGTTGGCAATCCCGTGGTTTATGTGGGCAGTACCACCGGCCGGGATGGCATGGGCGGAGCCAGCTTTGCCAGTGCTGAGCTGAGTGCCGATTCCTTGGATGATCGCCCCGCTGTTCAAGTGGGTGATCCGTTTCAGGAGAAAGGGCTGATCGAAGCTTGTCTTGAGGCCTTTGCCAGTGGTGATGTGGTGGCAGCGCAGGACATGGGTGCTGCTGGGCTCACCTGCAGCTGTTCGGAAATGGCCGCCAAAGGGGGTCTGGGGGTGGAGCTGGATCTCGACCGTGTTCCGGCCCGTGAAACCGGGATGACGGCTTACGAGTTTCTGTTGTCGGAATCCCAGGAACGGATGTTGTTCGTGGTCAAGGCCGGGCGGGAGGAGGCGCTGATGCAGCGGTTCCGTCGCTGGGGATTGCAGGCGGCGGTTGTGGGCAAAGTGCTCCAGGAGCCGATTGTGCGGGTGTTGCATCACGGTGCTGTTGCTGCTGAGGTGCCCGCCACAGCTCTTGCCGATGACACCCCGATCGAAAAACATGCTCTGTTGCAGGAGCCCCCGGCGGATCTTCAGGCCCTCTGGAGCTGGACTGAGCAGGAGCTTCCCGAGCTGAGCGATGCAGCTGCAGCTCTGCTTCAGCTCTTGGACGATCCCACCATCGCGAGCAAGCACTGGGTTCACCGTCAGTACGACCAGCAGGTGTTGGCCAACACAGTGGTGTCATCCGGCGCAGCCGATGCCGCTGTGGTGCGGCTGAGACCTCAGCAGGGTGACGGATCGATGGCTGCGTCCAACCGTGGTGTTGCCGCCACGGTGGACTGCCCCAACCGTTGGGTCGCTCTTGACCCCGAACGTGGTGCGCAGGCGGCCGTCGCTGAAGCAGCACGCAACCTCAGTTGTGTGGGAGCTGATCCCCTGGCGGTCACCGACAACCTCAATTTCCCTTCACCGGAAACGCCGAAGGGGTTTTGGCAGTTGGCCATGGCCTGTCGGGGGATTTCCGACGCCTGCCGGGCTCTTAATACCCCCGTTACCGGCGGGAATGTCTCCTTGTACAACGAGACCAAACAGGATGACGGCACGATGCAGCCGATTCATCCCACGCCGGTGATCGGCATGGTTGGTTGTGTGGACGACATCAGTCGTGTGACTGGTTTGGCTTGGCAGCAGCCCGGCGATTCAATCTTTCTCATCGGCGTTCCGCCGGATGATGTTGCAGATCCCAGCCTTGGTTTGGCGGGCAGTGCTTATCAGCAGCAGAGCCTTGGGTCGCTGGCAGGACGTCCGCCCCAGCCCGATCTCGTTGTCGAAGCCGCAGTGGGGTGTCTGGTTCGTGAGGCCATTGCTCAGGGTCTGCTGGCCTCCGCCCATGACTGCAGTGATGGTGGTCTCGCTGTGGCTTTGGTTGAATCTTGCATTGCTTCTGATCTCGGCATCAATGTGACGTTGACGACAGGTTCAGCGCGTTTGGATCGGGTGCTTTTCGCTGAAGGCGGCAGTCGCGTCATTGTGTCTGTGAACGCAGCCTGCCTCCCTGGCTGGGAGCAGTTGATCGGAGCCCGTGCAGGACTCTCTGTCACCTCGCTTGGCAGCGTCACAGCGGAGCCTCGCGTGGTGATCCGATCTGAATCTGCAGTTCAGTTCGATCTTGAGGTTGAACGGTGCGCAGCTGTCTTCCGTGATGCGTTGCCCCGACGGATTCATTCGGAGTGA
- the purF gene encoding amidophosphoribosyltransferase, protein MCGIIGMFCVDSVNQQIYDNLLLLQHRGQDSAGIVTMDNHTFHVHKQKGRVREAFRTRDMRKLLGNAGIGHVRYATRGAAASEEEVQPFYVNAPYGITFVHNGNLTNTLQLEQDLFRIDRRHTNSTSDTEMLLNVLATEVQSQLTGRDLTPDQLFDAVASLHHRVQGSYAAIALIAGHGMLAFRDPYGIRPLILGRRLSDQGQEEWIVASESLVIENSGYEIVRDVDPGEAVFIDVNANLHQRQCADSPRLIPCAFEYVYLARPDSLMNGISVYESRLRMGDRLAKTISETLPAGDIDVVMPIPDSARPSAMQVAKQLGLDYREGFYKNRYVGRTFIMPGQAERKKSVRQKLNALGTEFAGKNVLIVDDSIVRGTTSREIVQMARSAGANKVTFTSAAPPVRYPNVYGINMPTRAELLAHGRTIDDISDVLGADHVVYQTVENLLESIVENTDIKDLEMSCFDGHYVTGGIDEEYFGWLEQNCSS, encoded by the coding sequence ATGTGCGGCATTATCGGCATGTTCTGTGTTGACTCAGTCAACCAACAAATCTACGACAATCTGCTTCTGCTTCAGCACCGTGGGCAGGATTCGGCTGGGATTGTCACGATGGACAATCACACCTTCCATGTGCACAAACAAAAGGGACGTGTGCGTGAAGCGTTTCGCACCCGAGACATGCGAAAGCTTTTGGGCAATGCTGGTATCGGTCATGTTCGCTATGCGACCCGTGGTGCTGCTGCTTCTGAGGAGGAAGTTCAGCCTTTTTATGTGAATGCTCCCTATGGCATCACCTTTGTTCACAACGGTAATCTCACCAACACTCTTCAGCTCGAGCAGGATCTATTCAGGATTGATCGTCGTCATACAAATTCGACGAGCGATACGGAGATGTTGCTCAATGTGTTGGCTACCGAGGTTCAATCTCAGCTCACGGGTCGAGATCTCACGCCCGATCAGTTGTTTGATGCGGTGGCATCTCTGCATCACCGCGTTCAGGGCTCCTATGCGGCCATTGCTCTGATTGCGGGTCATGGAATGCTGGCGTTCCGTGATCCCTATGGAATTCGTCCTCTGATTTTGGGTAGGCGTTTATCCGACCAGGGTCAGGAGGAGTGGATTGTCGCTAGTGAGTCGTTGGTGATTGAAAACAGTGGCTACGAGATCGTTCGCGATGTTGATCCTGGTGAGGCCGTATTTATCGATGTCAATGCCAACTTGCACCAGCGTCAGTGTGCAGATTCTCCTCGGTTGATTCCTTGTGCTTTTGAGTACGTCTATCTGGCACGGCCGGATTCTTTAATGAACGGTATTTCAGTCTATGAGTCGCGTTTAAGGATGGGTGATCGTCTTGCTAAAACGATTTCTGAAACATTACCGGCTGGAGATATCGATGTTGTGATGCCGATTCCGGATTCAGCGAGGCCGTCTGCGATGCAGGTCGCCAAGCAATTGGGTCTTGACTATCGCGAAGGTTTTTATAAGAACCGCTATGTCGGTCGAACCTTTATTATGCCGGGTCAGGCGGAACGAAAAAAATCAGTACGTCAGAAACTAAATGCCCTTGGTACTGAATTCGCCGGCAAGAATGTGTTAATTGTCGATGATTCTATTGTTCGCGGTACTACCTCCCGCGAAATTGTTCAGATGGCGCGTAGTGCCGGCGCCAATAAGGTGACATTTACATCAGCGGCTCCCCCTGTCCGCTATCCCAATGTTTATGGAATCAATATGCCGACCAGGGCGGAACTTCTTGCCCATGGTCGAACAATTGATGACATTTCAGATGTTCTTGGTGCTGATCATGTTGTTTATCAGACCGTTGAGAATTTGCTGGAAAGCATTGTCGAAAATACCGACATCAAGGATCTAGAGATGTCTTGTTTTGATGGGCATTATGTAACTGGTGGTATTGATGAAGAGTATTTCGGGTGGTTGGAGCAGAATTGCAGCTCCTGA
- a CDS encoding DNA topoisomerase (ATP-hydrolyzing) subunit A: MAEERVQPIALHQEMQRSYLEYAMSVIVGRALPDARDGLKPVQRRILYAMQELGLTPDRPYRKCARVVGDVLGKYHPHGDQAVYDALVRLVQTFSSRHPLLDGHGNFGSVDDDPPAAMRYTETRLAPISHQAMLEEIGEDTVDFAPNFDGSQQEPTVLPAQLPFLLLNGCSGIAVGMATSIPPHNLGEVVDGLITLIRKPEVSDEKLLELIPGPDFPTGGEVLISSGLQDTYLRGRGSIPMRGVAHIEEVQPGKGRHKRNAVVVTELPYQLSKAGWIEKLAESVNDGKIGGIADIRDESDREGMRVVVELRRDADPDKVLKDLQRRTALQSNFGAILLALVDGQPQQLSLRQLLQTFLDFRELTLIRRTSHALRKTEDRLDVVEGLITALNNLQAVIAMIQEANDAASARASLMVRLDLSERQADAVLAMPLRRLTGLEQESLRQELDELRAERQRLKLLLDNRDQLLDAMVTELKGLKKRFSTPRRTRLVEGGDALMAERAASQRPNTELLRQQALSALPGDGRVLIQADGQVKIVTPQVLGRLHLNDPCPIGDAPSPAQVILPIEPPPRLLAVSAGGRIAQVRWEFAGQQPGQIGRFLPTGLDGDRIVSLLSLPHQNTDDHSLGLLSSDGRFKRIPLSEVVDLSGRATSVLKLKEGVELNTAVICRDQGTLVLISDIGRLLRLRVTEDSLPLMGRLAQGPMTMRLLPGEQIIGAVCAEQTPLMLISQQGWISRVDCSGLRYNQRGDLGSMAVEIDTESDRLVGISDQTGLMGVRTSKERHGRMDPDDINITQPGERLSQQTSLQNGETIVEVINTIQLNS; this comes from the coding sequence ATGGCTGAGGAGCGCGTTCAACCGATCGCTCTGCATCAGGAGATGCAGCGCTCCTACCTCGAATACGCGATGAGCGTGATCGTGGGTCGGGCGTTGCCCGATGCCCGCGATGGTCTCAAGCCCGTCCAACGACGCATCCTCTACGCGATGCAGGAACTGGGGCTCACCCCAGACCGTCCTTACCGCAAATGCGCGAGGGTCGTTGGTGACGTGCTGGGCAAGTACCACCCCCACGGTGATCAGGCGGTTTACGACGCCCTGGTGCGGCTTGTTCAGACCTTCTCCAGCCGTCACCCACTGCTGGACGGCCACGGCAATTTCGGCTCGGTGGACGACGACCCACCGGCGGCGATGCGGTACACCGAAACCCGCCTGGCGCCCATCTCCCACCAGGCGATGCTTGAGGAGATCGGTGAAGACACGGTTGATTTTGCGCCGAACTTCGATGGATCCCAACAGGAACCCACCGTTCTGCCTGCCCAGCTCCCCTTCCTGCTGCTGAACGGCTGCTCTGGCATCGCCGTCGGCATGGCCACCAGCATTCCGCCACACAATCTGGGAGAAGTGGTGGATGGTCTGATCACCCTGATCCGGAAGCCGGAAGTGAGTGACGAGAAACTTCTGGAACTGATCCCAGGGCCGGACTTTCCAACCGGCGGTGAAGTGCTGATCAGCTCGGGGCTACAGGACACCTATTTGCGTGGACGCGGCAGTATCCCGATGCGAGGCGTCGCCCACATCGAAGAAGTGCAACCCGGCAAGGGGCGCCACAAGCGCAATGCCGTTGTCGTCACGGAATTGCCATACCAGCTCAGCAAGGCCGGCTGGATTGAAAAGCTGGCCGAGTCCGTCAACGACGGAAAGATCGGTGGAATCGCCGATATCCGTGACGAAAGCGACCGGGAAGGCATGCGCGTTGTGGTGGAACTGCGCCGTGATGCGGATCCAGACAAGGTTTTGAAGGATCTGCAACGACGAACGGCTCTGCAGAGCAACTTCGGAGCCATCCTGCTGGCCCTTGTTGATGGACAACCCCAGCAGCTTTCCTTACGCCAACTGCTGCAGACCTTTCTCGATTTCAGGGAACTGACCCTGATTAGACGCACCAGTCATGCGCTCCGCAAGACAGAAGACAGGCTTGACGTCGTAGAAGGACTGATCACGGCCCTGAACAATCTTCAGGCCGTGATCGCCATGATTCAAGAGGCCAATGACGCTGCATCGGCCCGCGCGAGCTTGATGGTGCGGCTCGACCTCAGCGAACGACAGGCGGATGCAGTGTTGGCCATGCCCCTCAGGCGCCTGACGGGACTCGAGCAGGAAAGCCTGCGACAGGAGCTGGATGAACTGCGGGCGGAACGTCAACGCCTCAAGTTGCTGCTCGACAACCGGGATCAATTGCTGGACGCGATGGTGACGGAACTCAAGGGGTTGAAGAAGCGCTTCAGCACCCCCCGTCGAACCCGACTCGTGGAAGGTGGCGATGCACTGATGGCCGAACGGGCAGCCAGCCAACGGCCGAATACAGAACTCCTGCGTCAGCAGGCCCTATCCGCATTGCCTGGGGATGGTCGGGTGCTGATCCAAGCCGATGGACAAGTAAAAATCGTCACCCCTCAGGTGCTGGGCCGCCTCCATCTCAATGATCCTTGCCCAATTGGCGACGCACCGTCTCCGGCACAGGTGATCCTGCCGATCGAACCCCCACCGAGACTGCTGGCGGTGAGTGCCGGCGGCCGCATTGCTCAAGTGCGCTGGGAATTTGCCGGACAACAGCCTGGTCAGATCGGGCGTTTCCTGCCCACCGGCCTTGATGGAGACCGCATCGTCTCCCTTCTGTCGCTGCCCCACCAAAACACAGATGATCACAGTCTGGGCTTACTCAGCAGCGATGGTCGCTTCAAACGAATTCCTCTGAGCGAGGTCGTGGACCTTTCCGGTCGAGCCACAAGCGTTCTCAAATTGAAGGAAGGCGTCGAGCTCAACACTGCTGTGATCTGCCGCGACCAGGGAACACTGGTTCTGATCAGCGACATCGGTCGGCTCTTGCGTCTGCGCGTCACCGAGGACTCCCTTCCATTGATGGGTCGATTGGCACAGGGACCCATGACCATGCGATTGCTGCCAGGGGAACAGATCATCGGAGCTGTCTGCGCAGAACAGACACCACTCATGCTGATCAGCCAACAAGGGTGGATCAGCCGTGTCGATTGCTCAGGCCTGCGATACAACCAACGCGGCGATCTCGGCAGCATGGCCGTTGAGATTGACACCGAATCTGATCGTCTTGTCGGGATCAGCGATCAAACCGGACTCATGGGAGTGCGGACAAGCAAAGAGCGTCACGGGCGCATGGATCCGGACGACATCAACATCACACAACCAGGGGAAAGATTAAGCCAACAAACTTCTCTTCAGAATGGTGAAACAATCGTTGAAGTGATCAACACAATTCAACTGAACAGCTGA
- a CDS encoding tetratricopeptide repeat protein, translating into MVLSGWFGAPAANALIPYVYLPTEEELKGSSIGIGRTAAQLLQLGQPEQAAKLAALAVRLDPNDERFWSVLAEAQLRSNDLEGASQSLARAKSLKPEKAGLWFAEAAIALRAEKPNDAVPLITRGLQLDPENAAAYFDLGNARIMQNNFPLALKSFEKATALKPNFWEALNNQSLVLYEMGELDEAIRRWRRVLTIENNAEPMLALAAALHQQGEQTEAIQLASTALAQNPNYVLPMHQAEQLWGRRIREATAQLLGEPELTNIVERAQANATWKKSQ; encoded by the coding sequence ATGGTCCTCAGCGGTTGGTTCGGCGCGCCGGCAGCCAACGCCCTCATTCCCTACGTCTATCTGCCCACCGAAGAGGAGCTCAAAGGCTCATCGATCGGAATCGGACGTACCGCTGCACAGCTGCTTCAACTGGGGCAGCCTGAACAAGCAGCAAAACTTGCAGCTTTAGCAGTTCGACTGGATCCAAACGACGAAAGGTTCTGGTCGGTTCTGGCTGAAGCGCAATTGCGTAGTAACGATCTTGAAGGGGCAAGTCAGTCACTTGCTCGCGCCAAGTCTCTGAAACCGGAAAAGGCCGGCCTTTGGTTTGCCGAAGCAGCGATCGCCCTACGGGCGGAAAAACCTAATGATGCAGTGCCTCTCATCACTAGAGGACTTCAACTGGATCCAGAAAACGCTGCGGCCTATTTCGACCTCGGCAACGCCAGGATCATGCAGAACAATTTCCCGCTGGCGCTGAAATCGTTCGAAAAAGCCACGGCACTGAAACCGAACTTTTGGGAAGCACTCAACAACCAATCCCTGGTTCTTTATGAGATGGGAGAGCTTGATGAAGCAATTCGCCGCTGGCGCAGAGTTCTGACCATTGAAAACAATGCAGAACCCATGCTGGCTCTGGCCGCAGCTCTGCACCAACAGGGTGAGCAGACAGAAGCGATCCAGCTGGCATCAACAGCACTGGCCCAAAACCCCAACTACGTCTTGCCAATGCACCAAGCGGAACAGCTCTGGGGTCGTCGCATCCGTGAAGCGACGGCACAATTGCTCGGTGAGCCGGAGCTCACCAACATTGTTGAACGGGCCCAAGCCAACGCAACGTGGAAGAAAAGCCAGTGA
- the queG gene encoding tRNA epoxyqueuosine(34) reductase QueG, with protein MQGHVTDQQTRLSQALKRRAAEEGFNPVGIARIPGSPRLQLRTEALQRWLDHGHQADMAWMAAPRRRDPTLLLEGLTSVLAVGLNYFVKDQPSPGSLKVARYGWGRDYHRVVDQRLRRIGRWLSEQRPECGWRACVDAAPLLDKAWAEEAGLGWIGKNSNLIHPQRGSWMVIGHLLTTEPLDADPPARSLCGRCTACMDACPTDAIREPFVVDARRCLAFHTIENRAEALPESIRAALGPWVAGCDICQDVCPWNHRTLPHSNDPDVQPRPWLLNLHRNDVQHWDDKVWDQNLRGSALRRIKPWMWRRNAAAAQPDPTPTL; from the coding sequence ATGCAAGGGCATGTCACCGATCAACAGACGCGGTTAAGTCAGGCCCTGAAGCGCCGCGCCGCCGAGGAGGGCTTCAATCCTGTTGGGATTGCCAGGATCCCGGGAAGTCCACGGCTGCAGCTGCGTACGGAAGCTCTACAGCGTTGGTTGGACCATGGGCATCAGGCCGACATGGCCTGGATGGCGGCCCCCCGACGTCGAGATCCAACACTTTTGTTGGAAGGACTCACCAGCGTGCTTGCCGTCGGCCTCAACTATTTCGTCAAAGACCAACCCTCCCCCGGATCCCTCAAGGTCGCCCGCTATGGCTGGGGACGGGACTACCACCGTGTTGTTGATCAACGGCTCCGGAGGATTGGTCGTTGGCTATCGGAACAGCGGCCCGAATGTGGCTGGCGAGCCTGTGTGGACGCTGCACCGCTGCTGGACAAGGCCTGGGCCGAGGAAGCCGGGCTGGGCTGGATCGGCAAGAACAGCAATCTGATTCACCCCCAACGGGGCTCGTGGATGGTGATCGGCCATCTCCTAACCACGGAGCCCCTGGACGCCGACCCACCAGCGCGAAGCCTCTGTGGACGCTGCACCGCCTGCATGGATGCATGCCCGACGGATGCGATCCGTGAACCTTTTGTGGTGGATGCAAGGCGCTGCCTGGCCTTTCACACAATCGAAAACCGAGCGGAGGCTCTACCGGAGAGCATTCGCGCTGCCCTTGGCCCATGGGTGGCGGGGTGTGACATCTGCCAAGACGTCTGCCCCTGGAACCATCGGACATTGCCCCACAGCAACGATCCCGATGTGCAGCCGCGCCCGTGGCTGCTGAACCTGCACCGGAACGACGTCCAGCACTGGGATGACAAGGTCTGGGACCAGAACCTGCGAGGGTCGGCATTACGGCGGATAAAACCCTGGATGTGGCGCCGCAATGCCGCTGCAGCACAACCGGATCCCACACCTACGCTTTAG
- a CDS encoding HpsJ family protein, producing the protein MTGTETGRFAPLLRWLGLTLVVILVLQMVAVLVGVDWSADAPRPQVTGPLVALAPLGFAGLLICLIGSRLDHPQQQRSPLRLLVAVCSALLALGMVIAVPMSMDGGAGDVARLRNLEQGREALKDARAFRADEAQVTSLGEQLAQAGQLAADASDEDKLRAAETMVDDQIAQMEEQLKTVEAGQTRESRQRFIGGTINAVVLAVAFVLLAFTAVL; encoded by the coding sequence GTGACCGGCACCGAGACAGGACGATTTGCACCCTTGCTGCGGTGGCTCGGCTTGACCCTTGTGGTGATCCTCGTGTTGCAGATGGTGGCTGTTTTGGTGGGCGTCGACTGGAGCGCGGATGCTCCCCGCCCGCAGGTCACCGGCCCCCTGGTGGCCTTGGCTCCTCTGGGTTTTGCCGGTTTGCTGATCTGCCTGATTGGGTCCCGGCTGGATCACCCTCAGCAGCAGCGCAGTCCTCTGCGCCTGCTGGTCGCCGTTTGTTCAGCACTGTTAGCTCTCGGCATGGTGATTGCCGTTCCCATGTCGATGGATGGTGGAGCAGGTGACGTTGCCCGTTTGCGCAATCTTGAGCAGGGCCGCGAAGCCCTCAAGGATGCTCGGGCCTTCCGCGCCGATGAAGCGCAGGTGACGTCCCTGGGTGAGCAGCTGGCTCAGGCTGGTCAACTCGCCGCGGATGCCTCCGATGAGGACAAGTTGCGGGCTGCCGAAACGATGGTTGACGATCAGATCGCACAGATGGAGGAGCAACTCAAGACCGTTGAGGCCGGCCAGACACGCGAATCCAGGCAGAGGTTCATTGGCGGAACCATCAATGCTGTGGTCCTCGCCGTCGCTTTTGTGCTCCTTGCTTTCACGGCAGTGCTCTGA